Within the Sarcophilus harrisii chromosome 2, mSarHar1.11, whole genome shotgun sequence genome, the region agagaggaaaaaaaagccaaagccaaaacatttaagaaaattacATGTTGGATAGAAATAAAGAAGGTGAAAAAAGTGTATATGGTTGTGAAGGCCACTGATGGAGGGATtgaattttctgattattttctaattttgaaatattatcaTTGTTGCTATTTTCATTTGTTGATTCTAGGGGAGTGTTATGAACATTGCAACACTTACTATTTGGGTCAAGATAACCATTATGTCCTATcattgaagcattattttaaattttaatacaacttgttcattatttttctcctaaagTCAAAACAGATGTGTTTAAAATTCCCTATTGAACTAGATTTCTGCTAGTTTAATTAAATTAGAGGTATAATTGAGTAATCATTAATTAAATAAGAGACCATAAATAAAATAGTCAAATAGcaatgaaaaatcaaagaataatgaCATGTTTGCTTTTCAAAGTTTTCCAGAATCACATCAATTACAGATTTTCTTATTTAGctccttgggttttttttgtttgtcttataATTCCACCCTCTTTTCTACACCCTGagaagcaattattttaaaaacaatccaTAAGAAATGTTTCTATTCATTAAATAATTAGAATTAGTCAACATAATCTATTTGGATTTTCCATAGTATTATTTTGAGATCtgggttaaaatataaattttaaaatatctttctttagATCTGTAGAATGTTGTTCCCTTTATAATTGTTGAGGATGCTAACGTTGGTCACTTGCATTGACACACAATTCAAATTATACAATAGTGCATGTAAGTAGGAAATATTGGGGCAACAGACCAGAAATGTCTATAAAAAAAATAGCACAGCCAAGATTATAATGAGTTTCCCATGTCTGGATGAACAGCTATCAAAAGTGAAAGAAGAGATCTTCATGTTTTATATTAGATTTCATGATCTTAGATTAATCTTTCTAAGGCATGCCAttccaatatttaaaaattgtctttggctctctattgcctctaagatcaaatataaattcataaaCTTTGCTAATAATTCATAAAATTTCCTAACAGACTACGTTTTGTGATTTATTTCATGTTATCCTGCTTCACATACTCAATGTTCCAGGCACAGTCATCTACTATCTATTATCCAAACTCTTTTTAGCTCAATTTTTGGTGACTTATTTCTTGCCAAGAATGTATTCCCTTCATAATGCTATTTCTTATGTTCTTACCTAAAGAGAGGTTATTACCTGAGgtctgagttgttttttttttaattagtaactatttcaatataattacttTGACACacgcattttattttatacatttaagaacattattttgaAGTGTCCATCAGCTACATCAAAAGTatccataccaaaaaaaaaggctaagaaccCATGCTTTAATCTTGTGTTAATTAAAAACCATTAGTgtttccctattacttctaggataaaacacaaactcatcagtttttagtttttttgctcTGCATAATATCTCTTCACTCTATCTTACCCATTTCAGATTTCTCAAATTCATATATTGTTTTGAGTTGTGTAGCCCTTTATCAGCAACCAAAATAGGAGGTATCTGTTGTACCACAGATTTGTTAAACTCTATACAATTTATGTTTCAATACAGATCATTTACAaatgtgctttctttttttccctgttttttaaatagctttttattttcaaaatatacgcaAAGACACTCTTCAACactcacctttacaaaaccttgtgctccaaaataTTCTCCCTGCCTTCCCCCAGTCCACTCCCCTAGACACCAAATACTCCAATATACATTTAAAAGtctgcagttcttctaaatatattaccACATTTATCAAgatgcacaagaaaattcagatgaaaaaaggaaaaaaatgtgaaaggaaaaaaagcaagtaaacaacaaaaaaggtgaaaatactatgctgtgatacatattcaatccccacagtcctctttctcaATGCATATGACAGTCTACATCACAATTGGATTGATcactattggaattagcctgcattacatttttcattttttcatttttcatttttaatttattattattcatttttcattattaaaagttttcaccctttttgtttgtttacaacTTGGAAAACTTCTGAAAGCTAAATATATGCCATGAGTCTACAAAGAAGGCAAATATAGAATAtggtaaatgctttacaaattgtATTTGAAGGACCATCTGCCACTCTGACTTTATAGCCatcatcacttttttaaaatataaaatattttgatttattgtcCTAAacaagaaatcattttataatgAGTTGAAATTAAGAATGAGGTATACCtactagaaaagaagagaagaaagctcTATTAATTTTGAGGTTTCATTATCCCCAAAGAGCAGGAACTGTGTCTTTACAAGAGTGAAGGGGGACCCAATTAAAGAACGAGTACTTGCAAGTGATATCCCTGAGTATTCAGAGCTTTTGTGGACTATAATTGCTTTAGCTGCATAACTCACTGAACTATCTTGCCTGTTTCTACACTGGCTTGACTGGGTACAATTCAAAAATGTATTCTCCAAAAAAGAGATTAccttagaatccctagcttctcACAAAGCTCTCCTTAAGGGCTATATGCTCATCTCTCCCTTTCATTGTCAGCAGctaattttttttgcttaatttcaaattattttgtataaaagTTACATTTTCCTATATTATATTCAGCCCCACCCCAGAAGAATAGCATCACTGTGATATTAAAACTGTTTGACATCCCTTGCTTTGGTATTTGCAACCAAAGAATACATAATGATATCATGAActaaataggtgcttaataattattttattgaattgaattaaataagtCCAAATACCGCATATAACTTtttgaatttaataatatttttttccaattacatgcaaaataattttcaacattcattgttGTAAATTTTCcagctccaaatttttccctccctcttccccttctctcccggCACtaccccaagatagcaagcaatttcaTATTGAttatacaatcatgttaaatgtGGAAGAAGAatcaggataaatagaaaaaccCATAAGacagaaaaagtaataaaataacaaaagcgAAAATAATAAGGTTCAATCTGCTTTccaactccatagttctttctctggatatgaaaaCCATTTTCCATCATGCATCTTTTGGAGttgccttggatcattatatGGCTGAAagctatatataatttatatacttaAGTACTTATTGAACATCATTGTTgtattttatctttgtctctattacactttatattttattttgtttaccttCTTACATGCTGTGGAATAAAAATCATTGTGTATTGcatcattttttcattatatgaTAGCATTTAACTCTTAGGtcccatataattttttttaactttttaaaattaacaagcctttattttctctctctcccacataCCATCCcccaaccaaaccaaaacaaaacaaaaccaaaaaaccccttTTGTTTGCCTATTCAAGCCAAATCAATTCCTCTATTGgccacatacaaaaaaaaaattatactgcagagaattaaagaaaactaattatagtataatacagttatcaaatatatatatatttgccaattgcctcagcgcatatatatatatatatatatatatatatatatatgctgaggcaattggggttaagtgacttgcccagagtcatacagctaggaagtattaaatgtctgaaaccagttttaaactcagatccttctgtCTTCCAgactggtgttctattcactgcactacctaataaacatatatttttattttttttagtctttttttataattataactttttattgatagaatgcatgcctgggtaattttttacaacattatcccttacactcacttctgttccaacttttcccctccctcctttcactccctcccccagatggtaagcagtcctatacatgttgaatatgtcacaatatatcctagatacaatatgtgtgtgcagttctcttgttgcacaggaagaattggattcagaaggtaaaaataacatgggaagaaaaacaaaaatgaaaacagtttacattcatttcccagtgttctttctttgggtatagctgcttcggtacatccttgatcaattgaaatcgagttagatcttctctttgttgaagaaatccacttctttcagaatacatcctcatatatgGATATGGAATCGTTGttccatataatttattttagctAATTTTTCTAACCtcaattgtttttcaattgtgaTTCTTATAATATGGTTGATATACTTCCCAGTTTCTTATCATGAGTAAATCTAATACAAAAGTTATTAATGTGTTCATGTGATTCATTGGTAAAACTATAAGATAGCACAGTTCCAAGCACAGATGCTCAGGGCACTCAACTGATGAGCTTTTTCATCCCATATTCTTCACTAAATTTCTTCCATCCCCCTTcatatccaagctgttgccaaaCTCTGCTGATTTCATCTTCACATCTCCTTTAATAAGAAGATGTTCTCATAACATCAAAACATCtcagaataaaaattacattcagagGTGATCAAGACCAGACTGAAAAAGAAACCTTTCTGTGACCTAATTGGTTGTCTGGACACTGGGAATTCATTATACCCTAAGAAAATCAGTTCTGATTCCACACATCTATGATCTGTTGTCTTGATATTCTCTCTATATGTGCACGACTGTGGGAGTTGAGTATCTTTGGAAAGCATTCATGTATTAGactttttcaatcatgtccaactcttcatgaccccttttggggttttcttggcaaagatattggagtagtttgccatttccttcattcattttacagatgaaggaactgaggcaaacaggattaagtgacttgcagagtcacacagtttgtaaatgtttgaagacagatttgaagacctggcactgtatccactgtatcacctagctgctccattcAAATAAAACATCCTAAATAATTATAGGGAAAAGACAATGCTATAAATTTAAGTAAAGAAATTTAAGAATCTTATATTATCCCTCACATGTGGACACTCAAAATAACACAACAGAATTAGCATTCTGAGCAAGTTATCttgccaattccaatgatttaatgaatgaatggaaacatTTTCTTGAGTGCAATTTTAAAATCCTTATTCCTCAGAGTATATATAAGAGGGTTCAGTGTGGGGCTAACTGTGGTGTACAGTAGAGCTACCACTTTTCCATTATTCATTGAAGATCCAGAACCTGGAAAAATGTAAGTGTATATAATTGTGGCATAATACATGCTGACAACCATAAGGTGAGAGGAACATGTAGAGAAGGCTTTTTTCTTGCCCTCTGTGGTGTGGATCTTTAGGATGTTAGAGATGATAAAGCCATAAGATACCATAGTGAGCACAAAATTAATCACCCCAAAGTACACATCTGCAATAACTATCATGATGTTGTTCAGATATGTGGAGCTACAGGAGAGCAACAACAATGAGGGGATTTCACAGAGGAAGTGCTTAATCTCGTTAGGACCACAAAAGGTCAATCTCAGCATTAGACCAGTGTGTAACAATGAACTGAGGGCACCAATGCCCCACACACTGTTCACTAAAAACATACAAACCATCCTACTCATCATAGTGCTGTGATGTAGGGGATGGCAGATGGCCACATATCTGTCATAAGCCATGGCTGTGAAAAGTAGAAGTTCAGTCCCCAAAAAACAAGTGAGGAAATACAGCTGGGTCATGCAGCCATCATAGGAGATGGATTTCTTCTTCACAATAAGGTTCTCCAGCAATTTGGGCAAAACTGTGGATGTGCAGCCTATATCTAAAATAGCCAAATTGGCAAGGAAAAAATACATCGGCGTATGGAGACCAGAGTCCAGACTGATGGCCATGACAATTAGACTATTACCTGTGAGGGCtgtgagataaagaaaaagaaagatgataaacAAGAATATCTGGAGTTGAGGTGTCTCTGAAAAACCTTGTAGAACAAACTCTGTCACTAGCGTTTGATTGTTCAAAGCCATTCAACAAGACAATGTCTCTTGGACATTGGACAATTCAAAGGAGGTTCCACACAGCATGAGCTCCTTCATGGGATTTGTAGACAAGTCAGCTGagctttaacaaagaaaaaatgcacAGGCTtacattaaaattcaaaatacattTCAACCATAGACAAAATGTTTGTTATAATAGAGtgccaaccctgaagtcaggaagacccgagttcaaatgcggcctcagacacttaacacttcctagctgtgtgacttcacccaattgcctcagcaaaaaaaaaaaaaaaaaaaaaaaaaaaaaaaaaaaaaagaaagaaagaaaagaaagtttgttATGAGAGAATCTACACTGCAAATACCCCCAGCAATTATTCCCCTGTtaggcacataatagacacttaataaatgcttactgattgaccaagaataaaataacaaaaattaaaagaatgacatTAATTAAAAATCTGGTGATAGAAAATTCAGTCCATTCACCATTCCTTTCATCCATCTTATCTTCTCTCAATATTAGTCACTCTTTTTCTATCCTCTTTACTTGCTTGTTTCATAGCAtacctttcccccctcctttttagCATTTGCCTCTTTATTCCTACATTAAGGTAGGGATTGTATCTTCTTCACATTATATATGCCATCATGGAAGTATAAAATTTTTAGTAAacctaaaaatgttaaaatgtaatattttacatGAACTAAAATGTTTTTCAGACTTTCCTCCAGTCTCAGAAAATATGGGTGATAGATTAAGGACAAAAACTAAGAGTTCTACAAAGAaagacttttgttttctttttgcttatatccTCTCTATGTTTTGAAGGTAATGGCCTATGACCCAAAAGGATTGCCCTCTATtccattcagagagaaaaatttttattatccagaatatattttcaatttttatttctgagaaaagTCACTTTGAATAATTGAAGTTATAGGAAGAAAATGGATAATGACTTTCATTACTTAGTTATTTGGAATgttattccaaaattttattttatacatattgtgattttttttcttcaagattacTATAAATGTTACCTCAAACTGTTTGGAGATAGTGTGATATAGGAGAGCATAGGGGAATTATACCAGTTTGgacatttctctttttaagcTGAAAAAGGCTTAAATAtagaatgttaaattaaaaaaacactgtAACTGGTAGACAGGCCTAAAATGTAGAGTAcgcatattttttctttggcacTAAACCATTAAGAATGTGTGGATATGTTGGTAAAGTTCTGTTCTTAGAGTCAGGAATAATTCTAACTCTGTCTTTGACAGTTATAAACTGAGTAACTATTGAAAAACACATAGATTCATAAGACAATTTCCTTAGACTTTTCTACTACAAGTTCCCTATGCTAAGTACAATCCcagaattattataaatatatatataataaatgatacaTATTTGTCACACATCTCTCTCCATTtcaatattgcattttaaaacaaacaagtaaCATAATTAGTGTCCCTACTTTTCAAGGCCCTTGTAAGGGTACTTATAAACCCTAAAATactatctaaaaatatttttatgtaacattcatttgaatttttataattatttttaatatcttctgtATTTTCTAATACAGAAAGGTTATTATAAACTAATAAAGAATTAGATTATAAACACACAAGGAAAATCACCATATatgccttttaaattttaagcAAAACATTGTATCTCTAGTTATTATCGATGTCAGTTCATGTGATCAAGATATGATTCTCCAACTATATTAGAAAATTGGTCAGTAGAATTGGCAACAACATTTCTATCATTAATAAGCAGTTCCctaccttgaattttttttaaatcacattcaAGAAGGAGTAATTTTTCCCTACTTAACAAAGGCAAAACCATAGCCTTTGATTTTCAGGCAGACGGTATGGAGAATCCAAGAAGTTCTCTCTTTCACACAGAGTTGTTGTGACAAATGCACTAAATCAGAAATTTTGATATAAATGtgttataattatgtatatatatctctATAAAATCGATacaaatatttgtaataaatataGTCATAAACAAGCCTGACAACCTAGTTTTCCCAAACCCTAAATATCTAATAGCAATAATCACTCTTCTTTTATCAGCAATTTTTAATCAATGATCATTAGAGATCATTACTCAAGCCAGTCACCAACAATATAAAGGGGCTATTTGGAAATCATTATGAATTCTATACCCATATTCAAATTTCATCTCCCTGTACCAAGGTTGATTATTTAACCAGATTACCAGCATCATTTTCTTACTAGCCTTCCAGAGACGGCAGGGTTGATTACCTTTTTCATGTTAAAAGCTGCTCCCCTTTTAATGCTCCTCATTTGATTCTGAGCATAAGGAAACACCACATTACTATTAGTAGTTCAGGGTAACCATAGCAGTTCCTGAACCAAAACTGTACTTCCcaaaatcttctttcttttctacagAAAAATatactaaacaaaacaaaacaaaacaaaaagtacagGATATGAGCTCCCTGTGAGGTTCTACCTGATATATGTGTGCTCACTCTGAAGCCTAGGGTATTCAGACCTAGAGAATTCTCAGCAGATTAATATTTACCTCTCTTCTCTGAGACTAGGAATTGCTACTTTtaatgacctgaattcaaatgctatcAAGGAAAAATCTTTTGCTTAAGACAtagtcattatttttaaagaacagatCTTTCCcagagaaaaatattaagaagtaaCTGGGACCCCATAGAAAGAAGCAATGAGTTCTAGTGCTCTGGATGCCATAATTAAAGTGAGAAATTCTTACCTCTGAAACCTTCTTGACCACTCCTTTGCTGAGATACTCTGCCAAATAAGTTCCCTGAGTTAAGAACATTGTGTTCCTCTGTGGAAAAAGGTGAATGTAACATCCTAATTATTCAGTGGGCTCTTCATCACTACCAAGTCTATGAGTGCTGATTGATATAAACATATAGAAGGATGAGCCTAACTACTGTATGTGAAGTTAGACTGATATAATTGACTCACACAACTCTAAAATGCCTCTGAAAATCTGCACCATGATTCCCTGCTAAGATCTGATACAAAGATGAATACATTTCAGTTATTGACCCCATGAAACTTTCAATAGTAGTagatatatttacaaaataattatgttcatgttttaaaaaatctacaagATACTGCTTGAGAGAGGAATAAATTGATATGTGTTTAATGAAGAGATA harbors:
- the LOC100915707 gene encoding olfactory receptor 13A1-like, whose translation is MALNNQTLVTEFVLQGFSETPQLQIFLFIIFLFLYLTALTGNSLIVMAISLDSGLHTPMYFFLANLAILDIGCTSTVLPKLLENLIVKKKSISYDGCMTQLYFLTCFLGTELLLFTAMAYDRYVAICHPLHHSTMMSRMVCMFLVNSVWGIGALSSLLHTGLMLRLTFCGPNEIKHFLCEIPSLLLLSCSSTYLNNIMIVIADVYFGVINFVLTMVSYGFIISNILKIHTTEGKKKAFSTCSSHLMVVSMYYATIIYTYIFPGSGSSMNNGKVVALLYTTVSPTLNPLIYTLRNKDFKIALKKMFPFIH